A single Micromonospora sp. CCTCC AA 2012012 DNA region contains:
- a CDS encoding SRPBCC family protein, whose protein sequence is MTSNGTRWAVAGVATATAVGVGRVVARRRHRHQPDRTGGWYVVHRAITVDRPVDAVIGFWTDRERLDRALAEWATLEQLDDNRWRCVASDPAGGGTEWRAELTVDGPGRFSWRVTDGPVAQQGRVELVPAPQDRGTEIRAELRWRSGPVRRTLGLTTGRDPDLGLRTALRRIKSLIETGQVIDTRHDPSGRSPAQEKATDKVREKLMTGGRP, encoded by the coding sequence ATGACCAGCAACGGAACGAGGTGGGCCGTGGCCGGCGTCGCCACGGCGACCGCGGTCGGCGTCGGTCGGGTGGTCGCCCGGCGACGACACCGGCACCAGCCGGATCGGACGGGCGGCTGGTACGTCGTCCACCGCGCCATCACCGTGGACCGTCCGGTGGACGCCGTCATCGGCTTCTGGACCGACCGGGAACGGCTCGACCGGGCGCTGGCCGAGTGGGCGACCCTGGAACAGCTCGACGACAACCGGTGGCGCTGCGTGGCCAGCGACCCGGCCGGCGGCGGCACCGAGTGGCGCGCCGAGCTGACCGTGGACGGCCCCGGCCGGTTCAGTTGGCGGGTGACCGACGGGCCGGTGGCCCAGCAGGGGCGGGTCGAGCTGGTCCCGGCGCCGCAGGACCGGGGCACCGAGATCCGCGCCGAGCTGCGCTGGCGCTCCGGCCCGGTACGCCGGACGTTGGGGCTGACCACCGGCCGCGATCCCGACCTGGGCCTGCGGACCGCGCTGCGCCGGATCAAGTCGCTGATCGAGACCGGTCAGGTGATCGACACCCGGCACGACCCGTCGGGGCGCAGCCCCGCGCAGGAGAAGGCCACCGACAAGGTCCGGGAGAAGCTGATGACCGGAGGCCGGCCGTGA
- a CDS encoding glycosyltransferase family 2 protein — protein sequence MSAPARDPDARAATVADRLPAPTPVRGGPADPAGPRPRPALLPVEYVLPLRWSDDTGLTELTDHLRVLARWVDVTVVDGSPPDLFARHAAAWRYLVRHVRPDPALRGANGKVRGVLTGVALARHEHVVIGDDDVRYDETALRAVHALLDRVDLVRPQNHFDPLPWHAWWDTGRVLLNRAFGGDWPGTLAVRRSTFRAMGGYDPDVLFENLELVRTVRAYGGSTATPAWLHVRRLPPTAAHFHGQRVRQAYDELAQPVRLLASLAVLPGVVAALVARRPGLLLRAAAVTVAVAELGRRRAGGRRVFPAHTALAAPLWALERGVCSWLALAARLRGGVPYAGARLRTAAHSRRALRRRLGDPGPGDLTLWVQADDRRPD from the coding sequence GTGAGCGCCCCGGCCCGCGACCCCGACGCCCGCGCCGCCACGGTCGCCGACCGGCTCCCCGCACCCACCCCGGTCCGCGGTGGGCCGGCCGACCCGGCGGGCCCCAGGCCACGGCCCGCGCTCCTGCCGGTCGAGTACGTCCTGCCGCTGCGCTGGTCCGACGACACCGGCCTGACCGAACTCACCGACCACCTGCGCGTCCTCGCCCGCTGGGTGGACGTGACCGTGGTCGACGGCTCCCCGCCCGACCTCTTCGCCCGGCACGCCGCCGCCTGGCGGTACCTGGTCCGGCACGTCCGCCCCGACCCCGCGCTGCGCGGCGCCAACGGCAAGGTGCGTGGCGTGCTCACCGGGGTGGCGCTGGCCCGGCACGAGCACGTGGTGATCGGCGACGACGACGTCCGGTACGACGAGACGGCGCTGCGGGCGGTGCACGCCCTGCTGGACCGGGTGGACCTGGTCCGGCCGCAGAACCACTTCGACCCGTTGCCCTGGCATGCCTGGTGGGACACCGGCCGGGTCCTGCTCAACCGGGCGTTCGGCGGGGACTGGCCGGGCACCCTGGCGGTGCGCCGCAGCACCTTCCGCGCGATGGGCGGCTACGACCCGGACGTGCTCTTCGAGAACCTGGAGCTGGTGCGCACCGTGCGGGCGTACGGCGGCAGCACGGCGACCCCCGCCTGGCTGCACGTACGCCGGCTCCCGCCGACCGCCGCGCACTTCCACGGGCAGCGGGTCCGGCAGGCGTACGACGAGCTGGCCCAACCGGTCCGGCTGCTGGCCTCGCTGGCGGTGCTGCCCGGCGTGGTGGCCGCGTTGGTGGCCCGGCGTCCGGGACTGCTGCTGCGGGCCGCCGCGGTGACCGTGGCGGTGGCCGAGCTGGGGCGTCGGCGGGCCGGTGGCCGCCGGGTCTTCCCGGCGCACACCGCGCTCGCGGCGCCGCTCTGGGCGCTGGAACGCGGGGTCTGCTCCTGGCTGGCGCTGGCTGCCCGGCTGCGCGGCGGGGTCCCCTACGCGGGTGCCCGGCTGCGCACCGCCGCGCACTCCCGGCGCGCCCTGCGCCGAAGGCTGGGCGACCCCGGGCCCGGCGACCTGACGCTCTGGGTGCAGGCGGACGACCGCCGGCCGGACTGA
- a CDS encoding HPP family protein encodes MPAEIDETPSRPAVRAFGGSALAVVIAGTVALLTRQPWLFPSLGPAIMLHVEQPEKPESSPRNTVIGHLVALLAGYALLTVTGLADHPSVLQEGVSWPRIVAAAGSLAITAAVLVLLKAAHPPAGATTLIVSLGLLRTPTQLVIAFAAVLLVTLVDLLFNRATGRRMPVWASKEG; translated from the coding sequence ATGCCTGCCGAGATCGATGAGACGCCGTCCCGGCCCGCCGTGCGGGCGTTCGGCGGCAGCGCCCTCGCCGTGGTGATCGCCGGCACGGTGGCCCTGCTGACCCGCCAGCCCTGGCTCTTCCCCAGCCTGGGACCGGCGATCATGCTGCACGTCGAACAGCCGGAGAAGCCGGAGTCGTCGCCCCGCAACACCGTCATCGGACACCTGGTGGCGCTGCTCGCCGGCTACGCCCTGCTGACCGTCACCGGCCTGGCCGACCACCCGTCCGTGCTCCAGGAGGGGGTCAGCTGGCCCCGGATCGTCGCCGCCGCCGGCTCCCTGGCGATCACCGCCGCGGTGCTGGTGCTGCTGAAAGCCGCGCACCCGCCGGCCGGCGCGACCACACTGATCGTGAGCCTGGGCCTGCTGCGCACCCCCACCCAGTTGGTGATCGCGTTCGCCGCCGTGCTCCTGGTGACCCTGGTGGACCTGCTGTTCAACCGGGCCACCGGCCGTCGGATGCCGGTCTGGGCATCGAAGGAAGGTTGA
- a CDS encoding zinc-dependent alcohol dehydrogenase has product MRALCWEGVDKLAVRDVPEPRIRAEGDIVVKVRASSVCGSDLHLINGYLPAMREGDILGHEFMGEVVETGPAVQRLKVGDRVVVGSVVACGGCWYCRTEQYSLCDNSNPQPVIPEKLWGHSPAGILGYSHAAGGYSGSHAEYIRVPFGDVGAFRVPDGVPDDSVVFASDAMPTGWMAADFCNLSGGEVVAVWGAGGVGQMAARSAQLLGAERVIVIDRLPERLGAAADRLGVETVNYAETDVLEALREMTGGRGPDACIEAVGMESHDVGPIYAYDKAKQSARLASDRPTSVRQAIMACRKGGTVSIVGVYGGLVDKFPLGAAMNKALTLRMGQMHAQRYIPMLLDRLAAGEIDPGYLATHPMSLEEGARGYEMFEKKQDGCLRTVLHPQLN; this is encoded by the coding sequence GTGAGGGCACTCTGCTGGGAGGGCGTCGACAAGCTCGCCGTCCGCGACGTGCCGGAGCCGCGGATCCGCGCCGAGGGCGACATCGTCGTGAAGGTCCGCGCCAGCAGCGTCTGCGGCTCCGACCTGCACCTGATCAACGGCTACCTGCCGGCGATGCGGGAGGGCGACATCCTCGGCCACGAGTTCATGGGCGAGGTGGTGGAGACCGGCCCGGCCGTCCAGCGGCTGAAGGTCGGTGACCGGGTGGTGGTCGGCTCGGTGGTGGCCTGCGGCGGCTGCTGGTACTGCCGCACCGAGCAGTACTCCCTCTGCGACAACTCCAACCCGCAGCCGGTCATCCCGGAGAAGCTGTGGGGGCACTCGCCGGCCGGCATCCTCGGCTATTCGCACGCGGCCGGCGGCTACTCCGGCAGCCACGCCGAGTACATCCGGGTGCCCTTCGGCGACGTCGGCGCGTTCCGGGTGCCCGACGGGGTGCCGGACGACTCGGTGGTCTTCGCCTCCGACGCGATGCCGACCGGCTGGATGGCCGCCGACTTCTGCAACCTTTCCGGTGGAGAGGTGGTGGCGGTCTGGGGTGCCGGCGGGGTCGGTCAGATGGCCGCCCGGTCGGCCCAGCTCCTCGGCGCCGAGCGGGTCATCGTGATCGACCGGCTGCCGGAGCGGCTCGGTGCCGCCGCCGACCGGCTCGGCGTGGAGACCGTCAACTACGCCGAGACGGACGTGCTGGAGGCGCTGCGGGAGATGACCGGCGGCCGGGGCCCGGACGCCTGCATCGAGGCGGTCGGCATGGAGTCGCACGACGTCGGCCCGATCTACGCGTACGACAAGGCCAAGCAGTCGGCGCGGTTGGCCAGCGACCGGCCGACCTCCGTCCGGCAGGCGATCATGGCCTGCCGCAAGGGCGGCACGGTCAGCATCGTCGGCGTCTACGGCGGCCTGGTCGACAAGTTCCCGCTCGGTGCGGCGATGAACAAGGCCCTGACGCTGCGGATGGGGCAGATGCACGCCCAGCGCTACATCCCGATGCTGCTGGACCGCCTCGCCGCCGGCGAGATCGACCCCGGTTACCTCGCCACCCACCCGATGTCGCTGGAGGAGGGGGCCCGGGGGTACGAGATGTTCGAGAAGAAGCAGGACGGCTGCCTGCGTACCGTCCTGCACCCGCAGCTGAACTGA